The proteins below come from a single Leptospira ellinghausenii genomic window:
- a CDS encoding RsmE family RNA methyltransferase, with product MNWILIQKEELRIDESVSLTDERHNHIRTILKKRPDDEVQVVIQNEGNFVFRVLQIKETESILIKKESVSLMFNPLPIHCFFSLPRPQTAKKILHLAGAYGINSLSFFATETKNKEYWTSPIYTKDWNQWIYTGMSQTGNAHFPMVQFGQKKNWKEFLATWDGNVFVMDRIGKFDIKTDNEPLDHLQNTLFVFGPESGWNEDDMKYFNQLQYKTMTLGNINLRTEFAFSSLLYFLFRN from the coding sequence TTGAATTGGATACTGATTCAAAAGGAAGAGTTACGTATAGATGAATCAGTATCCCTAACAGACGAACGTCATAACCATATCAGAACCATCTTAAAAAAAAGACCTGACGATGAGGTGCAGGTTGTGATTCAGAATGAAGGGAATTTTGTGTTTCGAGTCCTTCAAATCAAGGAAACCGAATCAATCCTTATCAAAAAAGAATCCGTTTCGCTAATGTTCAACCCTTTACCTATCCACTGTTTTTTTTCGTTACCTAGACCACAGACAGCAAAAAAGATCCTTCACCTAGCAGGCGCATACGGAATTAACTCACTTAGTTTTTTTGCGACGGAAACAAAAAACAAAGAATATTGGACTTCACCAATTTACACAAAGGATTGGAATCAGTGGATTTATACAGGAATGAGCCAAACTGGAAATGCACATTTTCCAATGGTTCAGTTTGGGCAGAAAAAAAATTGGAAAGAGTTTCTTGCGACTTGGGATGGGAACGTTTTTGTGATGGATCGAATCGGGAAATTTGATATCAAAACCGACAATGAACCTTTGGATCATTTGCAAAACACACTTTTTGTTTTTGGTCCAGAATCAGGTTGGAATGAAGACGATATGAAATATTTTAACCAGTTACAATACAAAACAATGACATTAGGGAATATCAATCTACGAACAGAGTTTGCTTTCTCTTCTCTATTGTATTTTTTGTTTAGAAACTAA
- a CDS encoding zinc-ribbon domain-containing protein: MNRVKQCPNCSTMLRFPVTQGTILVQCPVCSHRFTFDPEIEQEDSFSSHEVEIPSFQFKPTFQNYKDLIFDLLYAPIDYLKSKRGKQKKEIPWIPILLFSILLLYVWKWSNSEANLDRKNNQQDPFFQEESPKDFPPDFEGPSIESDEEEILPKEPKKPSIEI, translated from the coding sequence TTGAATCGCGTAAAACAATGTCCGAATTGTTCCACGATGTTACGGTTCCCTGTTACGCAGGGAACCATTTTGGTTCAATGTCCCGTCTGCTCTCACCGATTTACTTTTGATCCGGAAATAGAACAAGAAGACAGTTTCAGTTCCCACGAAGTAGAAATCCCCTCTTTTCAATTTAAACCAACATTCCAAAATTATAAAGATCTGATTTTTGATTTACTGTATGCACCGATTGATTATCTAAAATCAAAACGTGGGAAACAGAAAAAAGAAATTCCATGGATACCAATTCTTCTTTTTTCCATACTTTTATTGTATGTTTGGAAATGGTCCAATTCAGAAGCCAATCTGGACAGAAAAAACAATCAGCAAGATCCATTTTTCCAAGAAGAATCACCAAAAGATTTCCCACCTGATTTTGAAGGACCATCTATCGAATCAGATGAAGAAGAAATATTACCCAAAGAACCTAAAAAACCGAGTATCGAGATTTAA
- the fcpB gene encoding flagellar-coiling protein FcpB, translating to MKIKLILPILLLSIGVFAQTGSSETGSTSAGIDPSQSGKSMADTEKELDDNISEVNKRLRLHTVLFKMKVRTLPHKTVLYKGKPSADGERCEVADKQEAQDNTCLHLEVFDFVGSEDGKSSKNLGAKFKKMELFFEGSNNADPDPRKEQPRNLTKVRTYIYQNNFVLEDKIISVIADVAPNGDPAHNDKIELFYQHDDYPVWGTPETPSEKGVGKYILANVENTKSNPIRNNFKKQFYFKNLDYFDKLFTKIFDYNDRDSNKHYKKNVEALKSSLKY from the coding sequence ATGAAAATAAAATTAATTCTCCCCATTTTACTACTTAGCATTGGGGTTTTCGCTCAAACTGGTAGCTCAGAAACAGGCTCTACTTCTGCTGGAATCGATCCTTCTCAATCAGGGAAATCGATGGCTGATACAGAAAAAGAACTCGATGATAATATCTCTGAAGTGAACAAACGCCTTCGCCTTCATACTGTTCTTTTCAAAATGAAAGTAAGAACTCTTCCACACAAAACTGTATTGTACAAAGGTAAACCAAGTGCAGACGGAGAACGTTGTGAAGTAGCAGATAAACAAGAGGCACAAGATAACACTTGTTTGCACCTTGAAGTATTTGATTTTGTTGGAAGTGAAGATGGAAAATCTTCTAAAAACTTAGGTGCAAAATTCAAAAAAATGGAACTCTTTTTTGAAGGATCTAACAACGCAGATCCAGATCCAAGAAAAGAACAACCACGGAACCTTACTAAGGTGAGAACTTACATTTACCAAAACAATTTTGTTTTAGAAGATAAGATAATTTCTGTGATTGCTGACGTAGCTCCTAATGGTGATCCAGCACATAATGACAAAATTGAATTGTTTTACCAACACGATGATTATCCAGTTTGGGGAACTCCAGAAACACCTTCTGAAAAAGGAGTTGGTAAATACATTCTTGCAAACGTGGAAAACACAAAATCAAACCCAATTCGAAATAACTTTAAAAAACAATTTTATTTCAAAAACCTAGATTATTTTGATAAACTATTCACAAAAATCTTTGATTATAATGATCGTGATTCAAACAAACATTATAAGAAAAACGTTGAAGCATTGAAAAGTTCTTTGAAATACTAA
- a CDS encoding AAA family ATPase, with amino-acid sequence MKKKPIFPILFLMSSSTPALDFFKAKDLFATELKQANYQFVQEKEETIFRFRQNAVGKEKILDCLGIVRNYIENFRIYNFEDGYLSLQTLGDNLFEPQKNLSARFRIRFSFKSDLKVECSKLGDFSTKEIQTIIHLFQFLKLEGGTTKDPRSILEPLGVEVYDPILEKAKGNDLGFDSVFGYDSVKEQILESLVFPLRQPEPFLEITKLTRMKPTGNLPRAVLFEGEPGVGKTSMAKIVSHLCGVPMVYVPIESILSKYYGESSQNLAMVFDASALFPKCILFLDEIDSLATSREDGLYEATRNLLSVLLRKLDGFAEKTGTITIGATNRKEDLDSALLSRFDRKIKFPLPNREERTKILEGYAKQLDQKEREQIADLLTGASGRNLKDYCDYVERRWITKNWKHLEQLTAPGLPFYLESFPDFGWKL; translated from the coding sequence TTGAAAAAAAAGCCAATCTTCCCTATTTTGTTCCTTATGTCCAGTTCCACCCCTGCCTTGGATTTTTTTAAGGCCAAAGACCTATTTGCTACAGAGCTAAAACAGGCAAATTACCAATTTGTACAAGAAAAAGAAGAAACCATCTTTCGGTTCCGCCAAAATGCAGTGGGAAAGGAAAAAATCTTAGATTGCCTGGGGATCGTTCGGAACTACATTGAAAATTTCCGGATTTATAATTTTGAAGATGGTTACTTAAGTTTACAGACATTAGGTGACAATTTATTCGAACCGCAAAAGAACTTATCTGCAAGATTTCGCATTCGATTTTCATTTAAATCAGACCTCAAAGTGGAATGTTCGAAGTTAGGAGATTTTTCCACAAAAGAAATACAAACAATCATCCATCTTTTTCAATTTTTGAAATTAGAGGGAGGCACAACAAAAGACCCTAGGTCTATTTTGGAACCTCTCGGTGTGGAAGTTTATGATCCCATTTTAGAAAAAGCAAAAGGAAACGATTTAGGTTTTGATTCTGTTTTTGGTTATGATTCTGTAAAAGAACAAATCTTAGAAAGTTTGGTTTTCCCCCTCAGACAACCAGAACCATTCCTTGAAATTACAAAACTAACACGAATGAAACCAACAGGAAACCTACCGAGGGCAGTATTATTTGAAGGGGAACCTGGAGTCGGAAAAACCAGCATGGCAAAAATAGTTTCCCATCTTTGTGGTGTGCCAATGGTCTATGTTCCCATCGAATCCATATTGAGTAAGTACTACGGAGAATCTTCTCAAAACCTAGCGATGGTATTTGATGCATCCGCTTTGTTTCCAAAGTGTATTTTATTTTTAGATGAAATAGATTCCCTTGCAACTTCACGAGAAGACGGACTTTATGAAGCCACACGGAATTTACTAAGTGTTTTACTTCGAAAACTGGATGGTTTTGCAGAAAAAACAGGCACAATCACCATTGGGGCAACCAATCGTAAAGAGGACCTTGATTCTGCCCTTTTGTCCCGTTTTGACAGAAAAATCAAATTTCCCCTTCCAAACAGAGAAGAAAGGACTAAAATCCTGGAGGGATATGCCAAACAATTGGACCAGAAGGAAAGGGAACAGATCGCTGATTTGTTAACAGGAGCCTCAGGGAGGAATTTAAAGGACTATTGCGATTATGTGGAAAGGCGATGGATCACCAAAAATTGGAAACATTTGGAACAGTTGACCGCCCCAGGATTGCCATTTTATTTGGAATCCTTTCCAGATTTTGGATGGAAACTCTAA
- the fliN gene encoding flagellar motor switch protein FliN, with translation MGEGSLSQEDIDALLGGFSGGSTPAGGGSGGGGGGLDDLDALVGGGGGDDNGPSFADIAAALGPSATPAPTRGQAKAQSSSGNNTANLNLLLDVTLQLTIELGRTTMFIKDVLQLTEGTVVELDKNIGEELDILANGKLVGRGKLIVLDDYYGIQITQIVDPMERLGGPAFL, from the coding sequence ATGGGTGAAGGTTCACTATCACAAGAAGACATAGACGCGCTACTCGGTGGATTTAGCGGCGGGAGCACACCTGCGGGTGGTGGTTCTGGCGGAGGTGGTGGTGGACTCGACGACCTGGATGCTTTGGTCGGCGGTGGTGGAGGAGATGACAATGGACCTTCCTTTGCCGACATTGCAGCCGCCCTAGGACCAAGTGCAACCCCAGCACCAACTAGGGGCCAGGCAAAAGCCCAATCCAGTTCAGGTAATAATACTGCAAACCTCAACCTTCTACTGGATGTCACCTTACAACTGACAATTGAACTTGGTAGAACCACAATGTTCATCAAAGATGTTTTACAACTCACTGAAGGGACAGTTGTCGAACTCGACAAAAACATTGGGGAAGAACTCGATATCCTAGCCAATGGAAAACTTGTTGGACGAGGGAAACTCATCGTACTAGATGATTATTACGGAATCCAAATCACCCAGATTGTGGATCCGATGGAA